The uncultured Methanomethylovorans sp. genome contains a region encoding:
- a CDS encoding PHP domain-containing protein produces the protein MKYDLHTHTKYSPRCGYMEPKTIVKLARKRGLDGIAITDHDTIKGSMKTREYADKSLEVIIGSEVMTSRGEVIGLFLSDEILSTDFISVVEEIHDQNGIAIVPHPFDTLRKSALWPTEDDVKYLDGVEGFNARNVYQKSNTDAIEFGKKHKLAITAGSDAHFSNEIGNAGVITDNADLREAILSKEIEIFGKRNGIYNHAFTKGLKLCRKIRRL, from the coding sequence ATGAAATATGATCTGCATACACATACAAAATACTCACCTCGCTGTGGGTATATGGAACCAAAAACCATTGTCAAACTTGCACGCAAAAGAGGATTGGATGGGATTGCTATTACTGATCACGATACAATCAAAGGGAGTATGAAGACAAGGGAATATGCCGATAAATCTCTTGAAGTAATAATCGGTTCTGAGGTAATGACATCCAGAGGCGAGGTGATAGGACTTTTCCTGTCAGATGAGATCTTATCAACAGATTTCATAAGTGTTGTCGAAGAGATCCATGATCAGAATGGTATTGCAATTGTTCCCCATCCCTTCGACACATTGAGAAAATCAGCACTATGGCCTACAGAAGATGATGTTAAATATCTTGATGGGGTAGAAGGGTTCAATGCGAGGAACGTCTACCAGAAAAGCAACACAGATGCAATTGAATTTGGGAAGAAACATAAACTGGCTATCACAGCTGGAAGTGATGCCCATTTTAGTAATGAGATTGGAAATGCAGGAGTAATAACTGATAATGCAGATCTCAGAGAAGCAATACTGTCAAAAGAGATCGAAATATTTGGTAAACGAAATGGTATATATAACCATGCTTTCACTAAAGGACTTAAATTATGCCGAAAAATAAGACGATTATAA
- a CDS encoding decaprenyl-phosphate phosphoribosyltransferase, with protein sequence MLKAVIKSMRPHQWYKNFIIFICIIFSRNIFNLQMWMHLIVVFIVFCMLAGSQYMLNDVKDAEKDRLHPKKKYRPIAAGLISAKSAVVISLTIMITSLIIAFSMGKLVGLISFMYLVNSILYSFYFKEYAIIDAIFIAVGFVIRAIAGCVTINVTISHWLILCVFLLALVLAFGKRRHELEGDQNSRNSLSQYNIAMSESLFNSSVSILLMSYALYTVSINSVMMLTLPFAFYGIFRYVQLMHLKGIGEETELLLMDKPFIFNLILWVFLTIFVLYGGLL encoded by the coding sequence ATGCTAAAAGCAGTAATCAAATCCATGCGTCCCCATCAATGGTATAAGAATTTTATTATTTTCATATGTATCATCTTTTCAAGAAATATTTTTAACTTGCAAATGTGGATGCATCTCATTGTAGTTTTTATTGTTTTTTGCATGCTTGCAGGTTCTCAATACATGTTGAATGATGTAAAAGATGCAGAAAAAGATAGATTGCATCCAAAGAAGAAATACAGGCCGATAGCAGCTGGGCTTATTTCTGCTAAATCTGCAGTTGTTATATCTTTGACAATAATGATAACCTCGCTTATCATTGCATTTTCAATGGGAAAGCTAGTAGGACTTATAAGTTTTATGTATCTTGTAAATAGTATTTTATATTCCTTTTATTTTAAAGAGTACGCTATTATTGATGCTATTTTCATTGCTGTTGGATTTGTTATAAGGGCAATCGCTGGTTGTGTTACAATCAATGTAACTATTTCTCACTGGTTGATTCTGTGTGTTTTTCTTCTGGCACTGGTTCTTGCATTTGGAAAGAGAAGGCATGAACTGGAAGGAGATCAAAATTCAAGAAATAGTCTGTCACAATACAATATTGCTATGAGCGAAAGCTTGTTTAATTCATCGGTTTCAATTCTATTGATGTCATATGCTCTTTATACTGTTTCAATAAATTCTGTAATGATGTTAACTCTTCCATTCGCATTTTATGGTATCTTCCGATATGTTCAGCTCATGCATTTGAAAGGTATTGGAGAAGAAACAGAACTATTGCTAATGGACAAGCCTTTCATTTTCAATCTGATACTATGGGTATTTCTTACAATCTTTGTGCTATATGGTGGTCTCCTATGA
- a CDS encoding HIT family protein, translating into MIEAMYVECIFCKIISGAIPSYKVYEDEFVYAFLDIYPCSEGHTVVLPKKHTERFTQMEAIDAASLFSSVHKISKAVCKVFDLNGMNIGMNVGEVAGQSVSHVHVHIIPRKEGDNGGSMHTIVENNPDTSKLGELAGKIRASF; encoded by the coding sequence TTGATTGAGGCGATGTACGTGGAATGCATTTTCTGCAAAATAATCTCAGGAGCTATCCCTTCTTATAAGGTTTATGAAGACGAATTTGTTTATGCTTTCCTTGATATTTATCCGTGTTCTGAAGGCCACACTGTAGTACTTCCTAAAAAGCATACTGAGAGATTCACGCAGATGGAAGCAATAGATGCTGCAAGCCTATTTTCTTCAGTACATAAAATATCTAAGGCTGTATGCAAAGTTTTTGACCTAAATGGGATGAATATAGGTATGAATGTAGGGGAAGTTGCAGGACAGAGTGTATCTCATGTGCATGTACATATAATTCCCCGCAAAGAAGGGGACAATGGTGGATCGATGCACACTATAGTGGAGAATAATCCTGATACCAGCAAATTGGGAGAATTGGCTGGGAAGATTCGTGCTTCATTCTAA